The window GTTCGCCCGCGTCCAGCTTGGCCTTCAAATCCTTGGCCTTTTCCCAAAGAGCCTGCTTCACGTACCGAAACGAGTTCAGGTTCTTGATTTCTTGTTTGACGCCCAAACCTTCGCTTCCCTTGAGGCGCAACGAAAGGTTCGCATCGCAGCGCAGGCTGCCCTCTTCCATGTTGCAGTCGGAGACCTCGGCATATTCGAGCACCTGCTTCAATTTGGTCAGATAGGCGTAGGCTTCTTCGGGGGTGCGTATGTCCGGCTCGCTGACAATTTCCACGAGCGGCACCCCGCAGCGGTTGAAATCAATGTAACTCTTCGCGTCCGAGTCGGGAAAGCCTTCGTGGAGCGATTTGCCGGCGTCTTCTTCAAGATGAAGGCGGGTGATGCCGATGCGCTTCCGCACTTCCTCCCGGTCCCCGCCGAGCCCCGGGGCACCTGCCCCGGGCACTACTTCAATCTCAAGCCAGCCTCGTCGTGCCAGCGGCAGCTCGTATTGCGAAATCTGGTAGCCCTTGGGCAAATCGGGGTAAAAGTAATTCTTCCGCGCAAAGCGGGAGTAACCTTGAACTTCGCAATGCAAAGCGAGCGCAGCGCGCACGGCAAGCTCGACCGCCTTGCGATTCAGCACCGGCAACGCCCCCGGCAGGCCGAGGCAGACCGGGCAGCTATGGGTGTTGGGCGGGTCGCCAAAGCGGGTCGAGCAACCGCAGAAAATCTTCGACGCGGTCTTGAGCTGGACGTGCACCTCAAGCCCGATGACCATCTCATAGGGCCCGAGCCCCGCGAGCGTCGCTGCTTTATCTAACGTGCCGGCCATGACAGGTCCATGACAGGTGAATGACGGGTCAGTGGAACCGTTCGCCGAATAGTTTATGGGGCAGGGCGGTGGATTTACAAGTCGCGCCTGAGCCCCTGCTCGATGCGCCGCAACGCGGCCGCGCTCAGCCGCGGTTTGCGCCCGGGGCGTCCCGCTTGCCTCAGCCCCGCGCGGCCGGCAGCCCGCAGCCGCCGGGCCTCGAGCGCCTCGAAATCCAGCTTCACGCCACGTGGGTTGCCCATGCGCGGCATTCTGCCAGAAACCCCGTGCCATCTCAGCTATATTATGCGAGATTCAGTAAGGAGCTGCCGTCCCTATGATTGACTCTCTTTCGCTGGGAGTATATTTTCCGACGACCGGGTTCCTCGCCAATCTGTGGCATAGGACGGCGTTATGGGAAAAATCAACTGGGGACGAGTTTTTCTCTGCGGGATACTGACGGGCGGCGTCTTGTACCTTCTCAAATTGCTTGTCGCTGTCTTCGCTCTCGGCGAGACAGATTTGATGGCAGCGGTCGAGGCGGCCGGTCGCCCCACATTTCCAGCGTTGCCCGCCATCCTGCACGTTGCGATCGGCATCTGGACCATCTGGCTTTACACGGCCATCCGTCCGCGCTACGGCCCAGGGCCGAAGACCGCGGCTGTGGCTGGGTTTGCCTTGTGGGTCATCGGCGCCCTAGTTGACGCTCTCTGGGTCTCGTTACGACTCATTCCCATTCCACTAGGCGCACTCCTGGCTCCTCTGGCTGCAAGCTTACCAACTGCGATTGTGGCGGCGGTGGTGGGCGCGTGGCCGTACAAGGAGTGAGCGGGGGTCTTCACGGGCTTTGAATGTGACCTAAAAATCGAGGCCCTGACTGTCCAAATCTGAGGAGTGCATTACACCTGTCTCCTTTCGCTTGAATTGTTTTGCTCTCCCTTTTCCTGTCGAGTATGCCTTTTCACTCAACCGGTACTAAATCGCAAAAGTAGAACGAGTCTCTTAGGACGACATCGCCTAATGTAAAGCTCACTTCGCCCTTGAATATCGGACCCCCGAATACAAAAGAATGAAACTCTCCGTTCTCACCACACGGATCAATACCGGGAGGAAGTTGATGAAGAAAATCATCATCAATTAGTTTTCCGGCAAATGATTGGTCGAGAACTTTGGAATCCACGCAAACAACAATCGCCTTGAAGCCTACATTTACGAATGTCCTCACCAGGTCGCTGGTATTGCGTTTCCAAATGGGAAACAGGCCCTTCATACCTATCTTGGAGAGATTCTGTTCCCGATATTGTCGCAGGTCCTCCAGAAAGATATCTCCGAAGGCTACAGATGCGACGCCGTTCTTCTGATACAGCTCGAGCGCCGTTTCCATTTTAGATTCATACTCTTTGTTCGTGGCGTTCATCGAAAGGTAAATCTTGTGCAGCGTCAGGCCGAGAGACTCGGCCTGACGTTCGAGCAGCGTTTGGCGGACACCATGCATGCTGATTCTGTCGTAACCATCAGTGACTGTGGTCAACAGGGCAGCGATCTCATAATTCTGAGTTTGTTGAATCTCATAGAGAGTCATCGAACTATCTTTCCCACCACTCCACGATAAGAGCATCTTTTCTTTCATCGGGACCTTTCCTTCCCTCGGCAGGCTCATGTCGCCGAACGGGCCATATGCGCCCCCACCACGTTCTTGAGCACTCCCGTAAAGCGACGAGGCGAGGCGCAGACAAGTCAGAACTGCACCCGCGCGCCCGCGCGGAAGGTAAGCTTCAGGGCCGGAAAGCCCAGCACCTCCATATAGTGGTCGTTGAGCAAGTTTTCAAATACGACGAAGTAGGTCAGCTTGTGGGAACTGCGATAGCTGCCGGCCAGGTCCCACTTCGTGTAGCCCTTGTTGCTGGTGAGTGGTTCGGGCGCGGCAAAGAAGTCGCTGTCAACACGGCGACCCACCCACACCAGGGAAGAAGTCAGGTTCAATCGTCGCCAATCCCACAGCACGACGAGCGAGCCAGCGTGGCGCGGCCGGCGCAGCAAGGGTCGCCCCACGCCAATGACCGGGCTGCTGGGGCTGGGCGACTCTAACACCTGCGAATTGAGAAAGGTGTAGCTGCCGACGCCACGCAGTCCCCAGCCTGGCACAAGCTCCAGCACCACCTCTGCCCCTTTCGCCTTTGCCCTGCCGATATTGATGAAGGAGCTGCGGAAGAAGGCGACTAAGTCACGGAAGCGGTTGTCGAACCAATTGATCTCGAGCTTCGCCCGGTCGCGGGCAAACCGCTGCTCAACTCCGAAGTCGAAGCTCCGCACGCGCTCGGGCTTCAGATCCGGGTTGCCCCGGAAGGACGGGGACAAGCTGAACGATTCGATGAACGACGGCTCCTTGATGCCAGTGCCGAAGTTGAACTTCAACTTGGTCGCACCGAGCCCCTCGCCCGCGCGCCGCAGAAAATAGGCCGCCGATAGGCGCGGGGTGGCCTCGGTTCCGAAGCTGCCGTTCGACTCGATGCGCAGGCCGCCGGTGAGGTAAAGCCGGCCCAACAGCAGTGCCTGGTGCTGCACGACGCCACCGATGTTGGTGCGGTGGACGACGACGGGCGGTGGCGAGAAAACCGGGAACTCCGGGAAGATGGTCACCAGACGACCCTTTTCGCGCTCGTATTCAAAGGCGAAGGTAAGGATTTGTGTTGAGGCGAAGGTGAAGTCGCTCTGGTAGGCGCCGCGGTGGCGGCGGGTATCGTTCAGGGAATCGAAGAGGAAGTCGGAGAACGGAGGCGTGTCGGGGAACAGATTTCTCGACCGCTGCCGGGAGCGGCTGTACCCGTAGTTCACCCGTTGATTCCAGTTTTCGAGGAGGCGTACCTGGAAGGCCGTGCTCACCAAACCATCGCGCCGCCGAAAGAAAGCATCGCTGTCGGGGCGCTGGAAGGCAGTCGGCCCGGGCGTGCCGGCGGTGCCGAAGTCGCCGTGCAGAATCAGCCGCAGCGAAGTGCGTTCACCGAGCGCCGCGCCGAGGTTGCCCGAGAGCGTGGTGTTGCGAAAGGCGCTGTTGTCGTCAGCATTGTTGGTGAGGAAGCGGCCAGCCGCGAGCGAGTAATCGAACCGGTCCAGTTGACCTGTCAGGCGACTGGTGCCGCGCACGGTGGCGTGCTTGCCACCTTCGAGCGCCAAGCTGACTCGTGGCCGCGCCGTCTCCGCCGTGCCACGTTCGGTGAAGAGTTGAATCGTGCTGCCCAGCGCATCCGAGCCAAACAGAGCGCTCTGGGGCCCGCGCACCACTTCCACGCGGTTCAAATTGAGCGGTGTGAAATTGGCGAAGTTCAAAAACCCGCCAGGCTCGTTCACCGGTACGCCGTCAATAAACACCTTGTTGTGATCGGATTCACCGCCGCGGGCAAGCACCGAGGTGATGGCGCCCAGCGGGCCGGATTGCACCAGGGTGAGTCCCGGTACGGTACGCAGGAGTTCGGTCAGGGTGGCGCTGTGGCGGTTTTCGAGCAGTTCAGCCGCGATGACCGTGACACTGCTGCCCACCTGGCTGGTGGGGGCTTCGGTACGGGTCGCTGTCACCACCACGCGCTCACGAACCGGCGCCAGCGGGAGCACCAGCTCAATCTCTGTGCCGGCGCGAGCAGTTTGGTGAACCGCTTCGAAGCCGACCATCTCGACGCCGAGCGTATAGCTAGCCTGCGTCAAACCGTCAAAACGGAACCGGCCCTGCGTGTCAGTGAGCGTCTGTACCACTTCCACCCCAGCCGGGTCGAGCAGGCGCACGGTGGCCCGCGGTACCGTGTTGCGGCTGGGGTCAAGCACAACCCCGGTTAGAGCTCTTGGGGAAACTTGCGAATGCAGAGAAGCGGGCAGCAGCCCCAGCAGACTAACCAGAAGACCAAGTGAAACCAGGCGAGTCGTCATGGCGTTTTCCTCCTCCCCCGCGAAGGGGCAACGCGAAATGGCTCAGATCGGTCTCCTGGCTCGATGGCGCTAGCGGTGCGGTGCCTTCCCATCCCTGCCTGCTGGTCGGCAGGCATACAAGACAGTGGCTTCGGAGCGTGAGCGTTAGCCATCTCACAGTCGCGCGGCGGCTGAGGCTTCTCACCTCATTCCCGGCACATCTGAACCGTGGGTTCATTTGTAGAGTTCCCTTCCAATCCATCCATCCATCGCCCAAGCAAACAATCAAGGCATCAACTCAGTGGGGTCTTACCACCTCCTTCGTCCGTGATTTCTTCCGACCGTAAAACTACGCGCGGACGGCCGGTCGCGGGATGAACCAGCACATCGAGTTCGGTCTCGAAGACCTCTTCCAGCAGTTCGCGCTCGAAGACTTCAGCCGGTGGCCCCAGTCGAACCATCCGACCCCGGTGCATCAGCAGGATGCGATCGGCAAATTCCGCCGCAAGATTCAGCTCGTGAGTGACGACCGCGACCGCGTAGTTCTCCCTGGCGGCCAGCGACCGCACCAGCCGCAACAAGTCCACCTGGGCGCCGATGTCCAGGTGGAGCGTCGGTTCGTCGAGCAACAGCACCTCGGGTTGCTGCGCCAGCGCTCGCGCCAGGATCACCCGCTGTTTTTCCCCGCCGGAAAGCCCCTGCATCCAGCGATGGCGGAGATGAGCGGCCGACGTTGCTTCAAGCGCCCTGGCGACGGCGTCATAGTCCGCTTCCGTTTCCAGTTGCAGCGGGCGCAAATGGGGATGTCGGCCTTGCAACACGTAGTCCGCTACCAGCACCGGAAAAAGCAGCGGACTTTCCTGTTGCACCACCGCAACCCTTTGGGCGCGACGGCGGAGGTCGAGCCCGCTCATCTCACGGCCGTCGAGCCGGACCTGACCGGAGAGCGGCGGCAAGATCCCGCTCAACAAACCAAGCAAAGTGGACTTTCCGGAGGCGTTCGGGCCAAGGATGGCCAGCACCTCACCGCTGCGCAGCGTGAAGCTCAACGGCTGAAGGGTAAATTGAGGAAAGGCGAAGCTCGCCAGCATCACCTCAACACGCAGCTCGCCCGGGACGGCCATCCCGCCATGCGCGACGCTCAAATCGGCCATGGCCGCATCAGGCAGACGAACCCCGGAGCTTCCTCCCGAGCCGTCGTCCTTCTCCTTCGGTCCTGCCTCGCGGGACGCATTGGCCATGCGGCCGAATGGGTTCATCCCATGCTCCTCTTCCTCAAGAGATAGATGAATAGCGGCGCGCCGGCTATGGCGGTCACCGCCCCCACGGGCAACTCGGTCGGAGCGACAACCGTTCGCGCGAGCGTATCCGCCAGGACAATCAGCATCGCTCCCAGGAGGGCTGACGAGGGAATCAGGACGCGATAATCGGAGCTAAAAAGCAGCCTCACCAGGTGGGGCACGAGCAATCCGACGTAGCCAATCGAGCCGCTTGCCGAAACTGCCAGCCCGGTCATCAACGACGCGCAGAGATAGACCAGCGTTTTTGTTCGGGCGACATCCACGCCGAGGTGGGTGGCCTCGCGTTCGCCGGCCAGAAGCACGTTGAGATCGGCGGCCACCCCATACACAAATCCCACCGCGCCAACCAGGAGCACGCCAAAAAGCCAGAGGAGCCAAAGGGGAGAAGGGGTGCTCAAATCGCCCATCAGCCAGAACGCCGCGCCGCGCAGTTCACGCCCGCTGAGCGTGGTCATCAGGAACATGATGACCGCGGAAAGAAACGACGCCGTGATCACCCCGGCCAGGAGAAGGGTGTTGCTTTCCAGTTGGCCCGCTTTCTGCCCCAGCCAGTACACCACCGCGATGGTCGCGCCGGCTCCCAAAAAAGCAGCCAGCGGAAGAAAAGGCTCGGCGGGCCGGCCGATGATGAGTATCACGATCGCTCCCAGGGCGGCCCCGCTCGAAACCCCAAGCACGTACGGGTCGGCCAGCGGATTCCGCAACAGCGCCTGGAACGATGCTCCCGCAACCGCCAGCGCCGCCCCCACCAGCATGCCCAGCACGATTCTCGGGCCCCGAATCTCGAAGAGGATCAGCCGGTATTCGCTCGGGATGGAATCCTGCGCCCCGATCACCCACTTGATCATCGCCGTCAATACTTGCCACACCGGAATGGAAACGGCGCCCAGCGAGAGCGAGACGAGGCTCGTGACCGCCAGCGTTCCCGCCAGGATGCCGCAGATGACCAGCAATCGCCGTCGCGTCAGGCCAGGCAAGTTCACGGTCGGCGTAGCCATTAGAAAACCTCCGGATGGAGCGTGCGCGCCAGTTCCTCCATGGCATCGAACAGCCGCGGGCTCGGCCGGTTGATCGTGTCGCTCACCACGATTACCTTGCCTTGTCGCACTGCCCGGAACTCGCGCCAGCCCGGTTTATGCTTCAGTTGCGCTTGCCGGAGAGAACGTTCGGCTGCCTTCTCCGCGGGACTGCCATGATAGGCAAAGATGAGGAAATCCGGCTGCTCTTCGAGGGCCGCTTCCAGCGAAAGGCGCGGCCAAGCGGCGGAAAAAGTTGCAGTGATGGATTGGCCGCCGGCCCGGGCGATGGCGTCGGTCAAAAAACTCTCCCGGCCGGCGCTGATCAGCGGCTCTTCCCACACGACAAAAAGGACGCGAGGGAGGCTCACGTCGGCAAGCCGCCGGCCAAGCGCATCCAGGCGATGGCGAAGATCGCTCGCCAGTCGCAACGCGGCTTGCTCTTCGCCGAGCACGTCGCCGACATGGAGGATGGAAGCCAGAACGTCGTCCACCGAGCGCGGGTTGGTGGCGTAAACCGGGACGCCCAGTCTCTCAAGAGTGGCCACGCTTTCGGCGCGATTGCCCGCGACGGTAGCCAGAACCAGGTCCGGCTTGAGCGCCACGATTTGCTCCGCGCTCGGGCTGAGCACGCTGCCGACACGCGGCTTCGCTCGGGCCGCCTCAGGAAAATCGCAGTAGTCAGTGACGCCGACCAGGCGATTCTCGGCGCCGAGCGCATAAATGATTTCAGTGAGATTGGGCGCGAGGGAGATGACCCGCTCGATGCGCTCCGGCAAGCGAACGCTCCGCCCCGCCTCATCCGTGACCTGGCGGGCAGCCAGCGCCACCGGCCCGGCGAGCAGTTCCGGGCCAGCCTTGAGCGCAAGCACAAGCGCCAAAGCCAACCAGAGCGACGTGCGAAAATTTTCGCGCAAAGGAAAAGCCCCTCTCTCCCGCAAAGAGCGAGGGGCTTCAGAACTTTTTGCTTCCGCCGCACTCCCTCTCGCGGAGAGTGAATCCCGGCCACCCGATCCTCCCCATCCCGACTTGTCGGGAGGATCGGAAGAATCGCGGGGGACGATCCGGCTCAGGCAGGTTTCCTGACTTATGGCCTTCCCTCGCTTCTCTCCCCCTCTGCGGGATGAGACGCCTCGGGAATCCAGGCATCGGGTTTGTTAGGCCCTTCCCGCCCTCAAGGGCAGTGGGCGCCCGGCCCCCATCTCCGGGGGCCCGGGCTGTGCCGGATGCCGGCCGATCACAGTGGCGGGACCGTGGCCGCTTTGCACGGCCTTCCCTTGAACCCCGATCACATCGGGGACACCTGAGCCACCTGTGCGCGAGTAGTGTAGGCCGCCGGCGGCGCGGTGTCAATTCAGCGACTCGCCGAAAACCTGGCGAGCAGGGATATACTTGCTTGGAGAAAGGGTCTGGTATGAGAATACGCGCGCTAGTTCCCGTCCTTCTGTTCGGCGCGCTCAACGCCAGCCCATCCCAGGCCTGCACCTGCGTTGAACTCAATTTGAGCGTCCGCGACCAGGTGGTGCTGGAATTTGGCCAAGCCAGCGCGGTCTTCGAAGGCAAGGTGGAATCCATCGAGACTCGATTCATCCAGGATGCTCTCGGTTCCTTCGACCGGCGGGTGGTGACACTTCGAGTCCTGCGCGTTTACGAGGGGCCTAAGGAAAAAGTCATGGTTGTTCGCACCGGGACGCGCGACGCGGATTGCGGCTTCAATTTC of the Candidatus Acidiferrales bacterium genome contains:
- the gatB gene encoding Asp-tRNA(Asn)/Glu-tRNA(Gln) amidotransferase subunit GatB, with the protein product MAGTLDKAATLAGLGPYEMVIGLEVHVQLKTASKIFCGCSTRFGDPPNTHSCPVCLGLPGALPVLNRKAVELAVRAALALHCEVQGYSRFARKNYFYPDLPKGYQISQYELPLARRGWLEIEVVPGAGAPGLGGDREEVRKRIGITRLHLEEDAGKSLHEGFPDSDAKSYIDFNRCGVPLVEIVSEPDIRTPEEAYAYLTKLKQVLEYAEVSDCNMEEGSLRCDANLSLRLKGSEGLGVKQEIKNLNSFRYVKQALWEKAKDLKAKLDAGEPIALSTSTYDPSARRLVEMRVKEEAHDYRYFPEPDLLPLMVGESWREEILRAMPELPDAKKARFMEMYGLNDYDAEVLTGSRALADYFEAVVKGDAPAPMPSGRAKAAANWIQTELLGLLREAGKEISDSPISAAALAELLTFVEKGTLSGKMAKEVFARMFSSGERAPTIIEREGMTQISDAAAIERICREVIAAHPAQYAEYKSGKSVLLAFFIGQVMRATRGQANPQLVNETLKKLLQA
- a CDS encoding diphthine--ammonia ligase → MKEKMLLSWSGGKDSSMTLYEIQQTQNYEIAALLTTVTDGYDRISMHGVRQTLLERQAESLGLTLHKIYLSMNATNKEYESKMETALELYQKNGVASVAFGDIFLEDLRQYREQNLSKIGMKGLFPIWKRNTSDLVRTFVNVGFKAIVVCVDSKVLDQSFAGKLIDDDFLHQLPPGIDPCGENGEFHSFVFGGPIFKGEVSFTLGDVVLRDSFYFCDLVPVE
- a CDS encoding TonB-dependent receptor; translation: MTTRLVSLGLLVSLLGLLPASLHSQVSPRALTGVVLDPSRNTVPRATVRLLDPAGVEVVQTLTDTQGRFRFDGLTQASYTLGVEMVGFEAVHQTARAGTEIELVLPLAPVRERVVVTATRTEAPTSQVGSSVTVIAAELLENRHSATLTELLRTVPGLTLVQSGPLGAITSVLARGGESDHNKVFIDGVPVNEPGGFLNFANFTPLNLNRVEVVRGPQSALFGSDALGSTIQLFTERGTAETARPRVSLALEGGKHATVRGTSRLTGQLDRFDYSLAAGRFLTNNADDNSAFRNTTLSGNLGAALGERTSLRLILHGDFGTAGTPGPTAFQRPDSDAFFRRRDGLVSTAFQVRLLENWNQRVNYGYSRSRQRSRNLFPDTPPFSDFLFDSLNDTRRHRGAYQSDFTFASTQILTFAFEYEREKGRLVTIFPEFPVFSPPPVVVHRTNIGGVVQHQALLLGRLYLTGGLRIESNGSFGTEATPRLSAAYFLRRAGEGLGATKLKFNFGTGIKEPSFIESFSLSPSFRGNPDLKPERVRSFDFGVEQRFARDRAKLEINWFDNRFRDLVAFFRSSFINIGRAKAKGAEVVLELVPGWGLRGVGSYTFLNSQVLESPSPSSPVIGVGRPLLRRPRHAGSLVVLWDWRRLNLTSSLVWVGRRVDSDFFAAPEPLTSNKGYTKWDLAGSYRSSHKLTYFVVFENLLNDHYMEVLGFPALKLTFRAGARVQF
- a CDS encoding ABC transporter ATP-binding protein, which encodes MNPFGRMANASREAGPKEKDDGSGGSSGVRLPDAAMADLSVAHGGMAVPGELRVEVMLASFAFPQFTLQPLSFTLRSGEVLAILGPNASGKSTLLGLLSGILPPLSGQVRLDGREMSGLDLRRRAQRVAVVQQESPLLFPVLVADYVLQGRHPHLRPLQLETEADYDAVARALEATSAAHLRHRWMQGLSGGEKQRVILARALAQQPEVLLLDEPTLHLDIGAQVDLLRLVRSLAARENYAVAVVTHELNLAAEFADRILLMHRGRMVRLGPPAEVFERELLEEVFETELDVLVHPATGRPRVVLRSEEITDEGGGKTPLS
- a CDS encoding iron ABC transporter permease, with the translated sequence MATPTVNLPGLTRRRLLVICGILAGTLAVTSLVSLSLGAVSIPVWQVLTAMIKWVIGAQDSIPSEYRLILFEIRGPRIVLGMLVGAALAVAGASFQALLRNPLADPYVLGVSSGAALGAIVILIIGRPAEPFLPLAAFLGAGATIAVVYWLGQKAGQLESNTLLLAGVITASFLSAVIMFLMTTLSGRELRGAAFWLMGDLSTPSPLWLLWLFGVLLVGAVGFVYGVAADLNVLLAGEREATHLGVDVARTKTLVYLCASLMTGLAVSASGSIGYVGLLVPHLVRLLFSSDYRVLIPSSALLGAMLIVLADTLARTVVAPTELPVGAVTAIAGAPLFIYLLRKRSMG
- a CDS encoding cobalamin-binding protein codes for the protein MRENFRTSLWLALALVLALKAGPELLAGPVALAARQVTDEAGRSVRLPERIERVISLAPNLTEIIYALGAENRLVGVTDYCDFPEAARAKPRVGSVLSPSAEQIVALKPDLVLATVAGNRAESVATLERLGVPVYATNPRSVDDVLASILHVGDVLGEEQAALRLASDLRHRLDALGRRLADVSLPRVLFVVWEEPLISAGRESFLTDAIARAGGQSITATFSAAWPRLSLEAALEEQPDFLIFAYHGSPAEKAAERSLRQAQLKHKPGWREFRAVRQGKVIVVSDTINRPSPRLFDAMEELARTLHPEVF